The following proteins come from a genomic window of Macadamia integrifolia cultivar HAES 741 chromosome 14, SCU_Mint_v3, whole genome shotgun sequence:
- the LOC122061228 gene encoding uncharacterized protein HI_0077 isoform X3: MQFKTMLCASLRCALCSPLFPTRRVGVNAFSTSSSSSFVPQYQPWSGLQCWRESSLNESRVWGSKGPEQPQPPPPPPPPLSSIEAEEDPTAAASSLAELGTLVLSTGDPLTKSRLSHLAYSRWRSEGLPLGVSKPPDQPARPPRPQLLNGRMLLLIQVSPKEIPAPKNSGLPLNAYMLHNLAHVELNAIDLAWDTVVRFSPFSEVLGEGFFADFAHVADDESRHFAWCSQRLAELGFSYGDMPAHNLLWRECEKSSGDVTARLAVIPLVQEARGLDAGPRLVQKLVGFGDHRTSNIVARIAEEEVAHVAVGVFWFVCICQKMGRIPCSTFKDLLSEYNVELRGPFNYSARDEAGIPRHWYDGSFTDNLGNNEQLAGVITQESL, from the exons ATGCAGTTTAAAACGATGCTCTGTGCGTCTCTGCGATGTGCTTTGTGCTCACCTCTTTTTCCTACACGCAGAGTTGGGGTGAATGCCTTCTcaacttcttcctcatcttccttCGTCCCTCAGTACCAGCCATGGTCTGGCCTCCAGTGTTGGAGAGAGAGCTCACTTAACGAGAGCCGGGTCTGGGGATCCAAGGGTCCagaacaaccacaaccaccaccaccaccaccaccacccttgTCATCAATTGAAGCCGAGGAGGACCCGACGGCAGCTGCCTCTTCTCTTGCGGAGCTCGGAACTCTAGTTCTCTCCACCGGCGACCCTCTCACCAAGTCCAGGCTCTCCCATCTCGCCTACTCGAGGTGGCGTTCTGAGGGTCTCCCGCTCGGAGTCTCCAAACCACCTGATCAACCTGCTCGCCCTCCCAGACCCCAACTG TTAAATGGGAGAATGCTTCTGCTAATTCAGGTGTCCCCAAAGGAGATTCCAGCTCCCAAGAACTCTGGTTTGCCCCTTAATGCTTATATGCTCCACAATCTCGCCCATGTGGAGCTTAACGCTATTGATTTAGCTTGGGATACGGTTGTCCGGTTTTCTCCATTCAGTGAAGTActtggagaaggtttttttgcTGATTTTGCACATGTTGCTGATGATGAGAGTCGACATTTTGCTTGGTGTTCGCAGAGATTAGCTGAGCTTGGCTTTAg TTATGGAGATATGCCTGCACATAATTTGCTTTGGAGAGAGTGTGAGAAATCCTCTGGGGATGTCACTGCCCGTTTAGCAGTGATTCCTTTAGTTCAg GAGGCTAGAGGACTTGATGCTGGACCACGTCTAGTGCAGAAATTGGTTGGCTTTGGAGATCATAGGACTTCAAACATTGTGGCTAGAATTGCTGAAGAAGAAGTCGCACATGTTGCAGTTGGTGTGTTCTGGTTTGTCTGTATCTGCCAGAAAATGGGACGCATACCTTGCTCAACTTTTAAAG ACCTGTTGAGTGAGTACAATGTTGAGTTGAGAGGCCCTTTCAATTATTCAGCTCGAGATGAAGCTGGCATACCACGACACTG GTATGATGGATCATTTACGGATAATCTTGGTAACAATGAACAGCTTGCAGGGGTAATAACCCAAGAAA GTCTATGA
- the LOC122061228 gene encoding uncharacterized protein HI_0077 isoform X1, translating to MQFKTMLCASLRCALCSPLFPTRRVGVNAFSTSSSSSFVPQYQPWSGLQCWRESSLNESRVWGSKGPEQPQPPPPPPPPLSSIEAEEDPTAAASSLAELGTLVLSTGDPLTKSRLSHLAYSRWRSEGLPLGVSKPPDQPARPPRPQLLNGRMLLLIQVSPKEIPAPKNSGLPLNAYMLHNLAHVELNAIDLAWDTVVRFSPFSEVLGEGFFADFAHVADDESRHFAWCSQRLAELGFSYGDMPAHNLLWRECEKSSGDVTARLAVIPLVQEARGLDAGPRLVQKLVGFGDHRTSNIVARIAEEEVAHVAVGVFWFVCICQKMGRIPCSTFKDLLSEYNVELRGPFNYSARDEAGIPRHWYDGSFTDNLGNNEQLAGVYDRLACIISMEKENSNLSN from the exons ATGCAGTTTAAAACGATGCTCTGTGCGTCTCTGCGATGTGCTTTGTGCTCACCTCTTTTTCCTACACGCAGAGTTGGGGTGAATGCCTTCTcaacttcttcctcatcttccttCGTCCCTCAGTACCAGCCATGGTCTGGCCTCCAGTGTTGGAGAGAGAGCTCACTTAACGAGAGCCGGGTCTGGGGATCCAAGGGTCCagaacaaccacaaccaccaccaccaccaccaccacccttgTCATCAATTGAAGCCGAGGAGGACCCGACGGCAGCTGCCTCTTCTCTTGCGGAGCTCGGAACTCTAGTTCTCTCCACCGGCGACCCTCTCACCAAGTCCAGGCTCTCCCATCTCGCCTACTCGAGGTGGCGTTCTGAGGGTCTCCCGCTCGGAGTCTCCAAACCACCTGATCAACCTGCTCGCCCTCCCAGACCCCAACTG TTAAATGGGAGAATGCTTCTGCTAATTCAGGTGTCCCCAAAGGAGATTCCAGCTCCCAAGAACTCTGGTTTGCCCCTTAATGCTTATATGCTCCACAATCTCGCCCATGTGGAGCTTAACGCTATTGATTTAGCTTGGGATACGGTTGTCCGGTTTTCTCCATTCAGTGAAGTActtggagaaggtttttttgcTGATTTTGCACATGTTGCTGATGATGAGAGTCGACATTTTGCTTGGTGTTCGCAGAGATTAGCTGAGCTTGGCTTTAg TTATGGAGATATGCCTGCACATAATTTGCTTTGGAGAGAGTGTGAGAAATCCTCTGGGGATGTCACTGCCCGTTTAGCAGTGATTCCTTTAGTTCAg GAGGCTAGAGGACTTGATGCTGGACCACGTCTAGTGCAGAAATTGGTTGGCTTTGGAGATCATAGGACTTCAAACATTGTGGCTAGAATTGCTGAAGAAGAAGTCGCACATGTTGCAGTTGGTGTGTTCTGGTTTGTCTGTATCTGCCAGAAAATGGGACGCATACCTTGCTCAACTTTTAAAG ACCTGTTGAGTGAGTACAATGTTGAGTTGAGAGGCCCTTTCAATTATTCAGCTCGAGATGAAGCTGGCATACCACGACACTG GTATGATGGATCATTTACGGATAATCTTGGTAACAATGAACAGCTTGCAGGG GTCTATGACAGGCTGGCTTGCATCATCTCAATGGAGAAGGAAAACTCAAATTTGAGTAATTAG
- the LOC122061228 gene encoding uncharacterized protein HI_0077 isoform X2, with product MQFKTMLCASLRCALCSPLFPTRRVGVNAFSTSSSSSFVPQYQPWSGLQCWRESSLNESRVWGSKGPEQPQPPPPPPPPLSSIEAEEDPTAAASSLAELGTLVLSTGDPLTKSRLSHLAYSRWRSEGLPLGVSKPPDQPARPPRPQLVSPKEIPAPKNSGLPLNAYMLHNLAHVELNAIDLAWDTVVRFSPFSEVLGEGFFADFAHVADDESRHFAWCSQRLAELGFSYGDMPAHNLLWRECEKSSGDVTARLAVIPLVQEARGLDAGPRLVQKLVGFGDHRTSNIVARIAEEEVAHVAVGVFWFVCICQKMGRIPCSTFKDLLSEYNVELRGPFNYSARDEAGIPRHWYDGSFTDNLGNNEQLAGVYDRLACIISMEKENSNLSN from the exons ATGCAGTTTAAAACGATGCTCTGTGCGTCTCTGCGATGTGCTTTGTGCTCACCTCTTTTTCCTACACGCAGAGTTGGGGTGAATGCCTTCTcaacttcttcctcatcttccttCGTCCCTCAGTACCAGCCATGGTCTGGCCTCCAGTGTTGGAGAGAGAGCTCACTTAACGAGAGCCGGGTCTGGGGATCCAAGGGTCCagaacaaccacaaccaccaccaccaccaccaccacccttgTCATCAATTGAAGCCGAGGAGGACCCGACGGCAGCTGCCTCTTCTCTTGCGGAGCTCGGAACTCTAGTTCTCTCCACCGGCGACCCTCTCACCAAGTCCAGGCTCTCCCATCTCGCCTACTCGAGGTGGCGTTCTGAGGGTCTCCCGCTCGGAGTCTCCAAACCACCTGATCAACCTGCTCGCCCTCCCAGACCCCAACTG GTGTCCCCAAAGGAGATTCCAGCTCCCAAGAACTCTGGTTTGCCCCTTAATGCTTATATGCTCCACAATCTCGCCCATGTGGAGCTTAACGCTATTGATTTAGCTTGGGATACGGTTGTCCGGTTTTCTCCATTCAGTGAAGTActtggagaaggtttttttgcTGATTTTGCACATGTTGCTGATGATGAGAGTCGACATTTTGCTTGGTGTTCGCAGAGATTAGCTGAGCTTGGCTTTAg TTATGGAGATATGCCTGCACATAATTTGCTTTGGAGAGAGTGTGAGAAATCCTCTGGGGATGTCACTGCCCGTTTAGCAGTGATTCCTTTAGTTCAg GAGGCTAGAGGACTTGATGCTGGACCACGTCTAGTGCAGAAATTGGTTGGCTTTGGAGATCATAGGACTTCAAACATTGTGGCTAGAATTGCTGAAGAAGAAGTCGCACATGTTGCAGTTGGTGTGTTCTGGTTTGTCTGTATCTGCCAGAAAATGGGACGCATACCTTGCTCAACTTTTAAAG ACCTGTTGAGTGAGTACAATGTTGAGTTGAGAGGCCCTTTCAATTATTCAGCTCGAGATGAAGCTGGCATACCACGACACTG GTATGATGGATCATTTACGGATAATCTTGGTAACAATGAACAGCTTGCAGGG GTCTATGACAGGCTGGCTTGCATCATCTCAATGGAGAAGGAAAACTCAAATTTGAGTAATTAG
- the LOC122061228 gene encoding uncharacterized protein HI_0077 isoform X4, translating to MVSLQLNGRMLLLIQVSPKEIPAPKNSGLPLNAYMLHNLAHVELNAIDLAWDTVVRFSPFSEVLGEGFFADFAHVADDESRHFAWCSQRLAELGFSYGDMPAHNLLWRECEKSSGDVTARLAVIPLVQEARGLDAGPRLVQKLVGFGDHRTSNIVARIAEEEVAHVAVGVFWFVCICQKMGRIPCSTFKDLLSEYNVELRGPFNYSARDEAGIPRHWYDGSFTDNLGNNEQLAGVYDRLACIISMEKENSNLSN from the exons ATGG TTAGTTTGCAGTTAAATGGGAGAATGCTTCTGCTAATTCAGGTGTCCCCAAAGGAGATTCCAGCTCCCAAGAACTCTGGTTTGCCCCTTAATGCTTATATGCTCCACAATCTCGCCCATGTGGAGCTTAACGCTATTGATTTAGCTTGGGATACGGTTGTCCGGTTTTCTCCATTCAGTGAAGTActtggagaaggtttttttgcTGATTTTGCACATGTTGCTGATGATGAGAGTCGACATTTTGCTTGGTGTTCGCAGAGATTAGCTGAGCTTGGCTTTAg TTATGGAGATATGCCTGCACATAATTTGCTTTGGAGAGAGTGTGAGAAATCCTCTGGGGATGTCACTGCCCGTTTAGCAGTGATTCCTTTAGTTCAg GAGGCTAGAGGACTTGATGCTGGACCACGTCTAGTGCAGAAATTGGTTGGCTTTGGAGATCATAGGACTTCAAACATTGTGGCTAGAATTGCTGAAGAAGAAGTCGCACATGTTGCAGTTGGTGTGTTCTGGTTTGTCTGTATCTGCCAGAAAATGGGACGCATACCTTGCTCAACTTTTAAAG ACCTGTTGAGTGAGTACAATGTTGAGTTGAGAGGCCCTTTCAATTATTCAGCTCGAGATGAAGCTGGCATACCACGACACTG GTATGATGGATCATTTACGGATAATCTTGGTAACAATGAACAGCTTGCAGGG GTCTATGACAGGCTGGCTTGCATCATCTCAATGGAGAAGGAAAACTCAAATTTGAGTAATTAG